Proteins co-encoded in one Vibrio aquimaris genomic window:
- a CDS encoding ABC transporter substrate-binding protein yields the protein MKKWLVVAALAATALTGLVQAKEWKTVRFGIEGAYPPFSWTEADGSLKGFDVDMANALCNEMKVKCKIVAQDWDGIIPSLLARKYDAIIAAMSITEERKKKVDFTGKYALIPNKFIAKKGANLDFDNLDGQKIAVQRATTHDKYLTDNYGDKVEIVRYGSFDEAYLDLANGRVVAVLGDASALEEGVLNKAGGDAYEFVGPSLTDPKWFGEGFGIAVRKQDKDLTEKLDEAIASLREKGEYQKIADKYFDYDVYGQ from the coding sequence ATGAAAAAATGGCTAGTAGTAGCGGCTCTCGCTGCGACCGCATTGACAGGGCTTGTTCAAGCGAAAGAATGGAAGACAGTTCGCTTTGGGATTGAAGGGGCTTACCCTCCATTTAGTTGGACAGAAGCCGATGGCTCTTTGAAGGGCTTTGATGTTGATATGGCCAATGCACTATGTAATGAAATGAAGGTGAAATGTAAGATTGTTGCACAAGACTGGGATGGGATTATTCCATCGCTGTTAGCGCGTAAATACGATGCAATTATTGCCGCTATGTCGATTACAGAAGAGCGCAAGAAGAAGGTAGACTTTACCGGAAAATATGCTCTTATCCCGAATAAATTCATTGCCAAAAAAGGGGCTAATCTAGACTTTGATAACCTAGATGGGCAAAAAATTGCAGTACAAAGAGCGACCACGCACGATAAGTATCTAACTGATAATTATGGCGATAAAGTGGAAATTGTCCGTTACGGCTCGTTTGATGAAGCTTATCTTGACCTAGCAAATGGTCGAGTTGTTGCTGTCTTGGGCGATGCTTCTGCTCTTGAGGAAGGGGTCTTAAACAAAGCGGGTGGTGATGCGTACGAGTTTGTCGGGCCTTCACTAACAGACCCTAAGTGGTTTGGCGAAGGTTTTGGTATTGCAGTACGTAAGCAAGACAAAGATTTGACTGAAAAGTTAGATGAAGCGATTGCATCACTTCGTGAAAAAGGTGAATACCAAAAGATTGCCGATAAGTACTTTGACTACGATGTTTACGGGCAATAA
- a CDS encoding ABC transporter ATP-binding protein encodes MNDAAALNIKELHKTFGHNEVLKGISLQAHKGDVISIIGSSGSGKSTFLRCVNLLETPTNGEIWVNGELIQMKTNRQGESVPVSEKQVQRIRSRLAMVFQGFNLWSHMTVLENVIEAPVHVLGVPKVQAIENAELLLKKVGLYERKDYYPGHLSGGQQQRAAIARALAVDPEVMLFDEPTSALDPELVGEVLGVMRDLAEEGRTMLVVTHEMAFARDVSNHVMFLHQGLVEEQGEPAKLFTNPDSERLQQFISSIY; translated from the coding sequence ATGAATGATGCAGCCGCGCTAAATATAAAGGAACTGCATAAGACCTTTGGCCATAATGAGGTGCTAAAGGGAATTTCTCTTCAAGCTCACAAAGGTGACGTGATCTCTATCATTGGTTCATCTGGTTCAGGTAAAAGCACTTTCCTACGATGTGTAAATCTTTTAGAAACGCCCACTAACGGTGAAATTTGGGTTAACGGAGAGTTGATCCAAATGAAAACCAATCGTCAAGGTGAGTCTGTGCCTGTGAGTGAAAAACAAGTCCAGCGTATACGTTCCAGATTGGCAATGGTGTTTCAAGGGTTTAATCTTTGGTCGCACATGACGGTGCTTGAAAATGTTATTGAAGCGCCAGTACACGTACTTGGTGTTCCTAAAGTTCAAGCTATAGAGAATGCTGAGCTACTTCTGAAAAAAGTCGGTCTTTATGAGCGGAAAGATTATTACCCAGGTCATCTCTCAGGAGGCCAGCAGCAGCGAGCAGCAATAGCCAGAGCTCTTGCCGTTGATCCTGAAGTGATGCTGTTTGATGAACCCACTTCAGCACTCGATCCAGAGCTAGTGGGTGAAGTTCTTGGTGTAATGCGAGATCTTGCTGAAGAAGGCAGGACAATGCTAGTTGTAACGCACGAAATGGCATTTGCACGCGATGTTTCTAACCACGTCATGTTCTTACATCAAGGTCTAGTGGAAGAGCAGGGTGAGCCTGCTAAGCTCTTCACTAACCCAGATTCAGAGCGTTTACAACAATTTATCTCATCTATCTACTGA
- a CDS encoding DUF3360 family protein, with amino-acid sequence MSDAAKTSHSDSDIEAKSYRDLHRPASQFRCRTDYLDHELQIMKPRRFGLNLPLRDFRFELEDLVPALAGTLGIIAMYSAVMMSWAEGLTAAWDHINLGKDFAIEVSRVEMLIPAFLFCILASGIVNPKANLAGNHGPMIPLIGTIALAGAHPLALAILIGVFGLLLSFFKGGSKLVNLTSEGTAGGLLIFLGLTGTMSQINAIQDWAVGLQSPSIAAGSMGYVGLVVLGITISLYALLAKLNKRWLAIPVCAFTGLAVALTFGAGFDIEFVTEPGLPNLNPAYWWGNTEQGWMLGLPNAEHFIASLPFAILAVAMWSPDFLGHRIFQELNYPKKTEKVLMDVDDTMTMCSVRQMVGTAIGGGNITSSWGTYMIPAAIAKRPIPAGSILLGLLVILIAILGFPMDIAVWPPVMRVALLVGVSLPLLEAGMQMVKDCKDSQAAGICIFGSAIVNPVLAWALTMLLDNNGLIGDKERAKRLSFVDKIIIPVSVLVICLAAMLAVGMLEGQYGIQAWL; translated from the coding sequence ATGTCAGACGCAGCCAAAACATCGCATTCTGATTCAGATATCGAAGCCAAAAGCTATCGTGATCTCCACCGTCCAGCCTCCCAGTTTAGATGTCGCACAGACTACTTAGACCATGAGCTACAGATAATGAAACCCCGACGTTTCGGCTTGAACTTACCCTTAAGAGATTTCAGGTTTGAACTTGAAGACCTTGTGCCCGCTCTAGCAGGAACACTGGGTATTATCGCCATGTATTCAGCAGTAATGATGTCTTGGGCTGAAGGACTTACAGCTGCTTGGGACCACATCAACTTAGGCAAAGATTTTGCCATCGAGGTCTCACGCGTTGAGATGCTTATTCCAGCGTTTCTATTCTGCATATTGGCTTCAGGAATAGTGAACCCCAAAGCAAACTTGGCAGGCAATCACGGCCCTATGATCCCACTGATAGGAACCATTGCACTCGCCGGTGCCCACCCTCTCGCCTTAGCCATATTAATTGGTGTATTTGGCCTACTACTCAGTTTCTTTAAAGGTGGTTCTAAGTTGGTCAACCTAACTTCTGAAGGAACAGCGGGGGGCTTACTCATTTTTCTCGGTTTAACAGGCACCATGAGCCAGATTAACGCTATCCAAGACTGGGCGGTCGGACTTCAATCTCCATCTATTGCCGCTGGCAGTATGGGTTATGTAGGCTTAGTGGTGCTAGGCATTACTATTTCTTTATACGCGTTATTAGCAAAACTTAACAAACGCTGGCTCGCGATACCTGTTTGCGCCTTTACTGGCTTAGCCGTTGCGCTAACATTTGGGGCTGGTTTTGACATAGAGTTTGTTACTGAACCTGGCCTGCCTAACCTAAACCCAGCTTATTGGTGGGGCAATACTGAGCAAGGCTGGATGCTTGGCCTACCAAACGCCGAACATTTTATCGCATCTTTACCTTTTGCAATATTAGCTGTCGCCATGTGGTCACCGGATTTCCTTGGTCATCGAATTTTCCAAGAATTAAATTACCCTAAGAAAACCGAAAAAGTACTCATGGATGTTGATGACACTATGACTATGTGCTCGGTTCGTCAGATGGTCGGCACAGCAATAGGTGGTGGTAACATTACTTCGTCATGGGGAACCTATATGATCCCTGCTGCTATTGCCAAACGCCCAATCCCTGCTGGCTCAATTCTTCTGGGACTGCTTGTGATACTCATCGCTATTCTCGGGTTTCCAATGGATATTGCAGTATGGCCACCTGTTATGCGCGTCGCTCTGTTGGTAGGTGTATCTCTTCCACTTTTAGAGGCAGGCATGCAGATGGTCAAAGACTGCAAAGACTCACAAGCTGCAGGGATTTGTATCTTTGGCTCTGCGATTGTCAATCCTGTTTTAGCTTGGGCACTGACCATGCTCCTAGATAATAATGGCCTAATTGGTGATAAAGAGCGGGCAAAGCGCCTATCCTTTGTAGATAAAATCATTATTCCAGTCAGCGTATTGGTTATCTGCTTAGCCGCCATGCTCGCCGTAGGCATGCTTGAAGGCCAATACGGTATTCAAGCTTGGCTTTAG